The Mycolicibacterium lutetiense genome window below encodes:
- the prpB gene encoding methylisocitrate lyase, protein MSGLLGSATPASEKRRKFRRGLESGRLLRFPGAFSPLVAKLVAEIGFDGVYVSGAVLSADLGLPDIGLTTLTEVVGRGGQIASATDLPTFIDADTGFGEPMSAARTVTLLEDAGLAGLHLEDQVNPKRCGHLDGKAVVETSEMVKRLRAAVAARRDPNFIICARTDAAGIEGIPAAIDRAKAYADAGADLIFTEALHTPADFEQFREAVGVPLLANMTEFGKSELLTAGQLSEIGYNAVIYPVTTLRLAMHAVEVGLREISSAGTQSGLVDQMQHRSRLYELLRYTDYNQFDSDIYNFSLQGATQ, encoded by the coding sequence ATGAGCGGGTTGCTCGGCTCAGCCACCCCGGCATCCGAGAAGCGACGAAAGTTCCGCCGCGGGTTGGAGTCCGGTCGGCTCCTGCGCTTTCCCGGTGCGTTCTCTCCGCTGGTGGCCAAGCTCGTTGCCGAGATCGGCTTCGACGGCGTGTACGTCTCGGGCGCGGTCCTGTCAGCCGACCTGGGCTTGCCGGATATCGGGTTGACGACCCTGACCGAGGTGGTGGGCCGCGGCGGCCAGATCGCCTCGGCCACCGACCTTCCGACGTTCATCGACGCCGACACCGGATTCGGCGAGCCGATGAGCGCCGCACGCACCGTGACGCTGCTCGAAGATGCCGGCTTGGCCGGATTGCACCTCGAGGACCAGGTGAATCCGAAGCGGTGCGGCCATCTCGACGGTAAGGCCGTGGTGGAGACCTCCGAGATGGTCAAGCGTCTGCGGGCTGCCGTTGCTGCGCGCAGAGATCCCAACTTCATCATCTGCGCCCGCACCGACGCCGCGGGTATCGAGGGGATTCCCGCGGCCATCGACCGGGCCAAGGCCTACGCCGACGCCGGCGCAGACCTGATCTTTACCGAGGCGCTGCACACCCCAGCCGATTTCGAGCAGTTCCGCGAGGCGGTCGGCGTGCCGCTGCTGGCCAACATGACCGAGTTCGGCAAGTCCGAACTTCTGACCGCGGGGCAGTTGTCCGAAATCGGCTACAACGCGGTGATCTACCCGGTGACGACCCTGCGCCTGGCGATGCACGCGGTCGAGGTCGGTCTACGCGAAATTTCATCGGCTGGAACGCAATCCGGCCTTGTGGATCAGATGCAGCACCGCAGCCGGCTCTACGAACTGCTGCGCTACACCGATTACAACCAGTTCGACTCCGATATCTACAACTTCTCGCTGCAAGGGGCGACGCAGTGA